Below is a window of Paenibacillus bovis DNA.
GAAAAAGCACTGGGGACAGGGCAAATCCGGCACCGGTAGTTCGTCTTCTGCAGGAAATTCCCGGACAGCAGGCTATGGCAAACGTACTGCTGCATCGACGAGTATTTCGATGGATCAGATTGATTATGACAGTATCTCTGTCGATGTAGGTACACGGGGCAATCCTGGTCCGGTGGAATACAAGGGAGTCGATACACGCACCGGGCAGACTATTTTCAGCTGTGGCCCGATCGCCAAAGGGACCAACAATATGGGAGAGTTCCTCGCTATTGTACATGCGCTCGCTTACTTGAAGCGCCAGGGCAGCAGCAAAACGGTCTACAGTGATTCCGAGAATGCCCTGAAATGGGTGCGGCAGAAAAAAGCAGCCTCTACGCTGGTACGTGATGCTTCAACCGCCGAGATCTGGGAACTGGTAGATCGCGCAGAGCAGTGGCTGCGTACGAATACGTACAGCAACAAGCTGCTCAAATGGGAAACCCGCAGCTGGGGCGAGATCAAAGCCGATTATGGACGGAAATAATCAGTATTTCTGGTCCGACGACAATGGTACAGAACAACTTTGCCCATACGGACAGGTATAGTATTAGACAGCTCCAATACCAATACATGCAGTCACTCTAATCCTGTGAATCTGTATTCAAATAAGCCGGAAGCGATCAGAATATTCTGATTACTTCCGGCTTTTACTGTATAACTATGCAGCTGATTATACACGTGCTGTTGTTATGTTGCTTCTATATTGTTTTATTTATTCTCGTCCAAATCTTCCTCGCGGGCGAGTGCAGCGTCGG
It encodes the following:
- the rnhA gene encoding ribonuclease H, which translates into the protein MAKSKYYVVWEGHNPGVYTSWPECQKQTSGYKDGKYKSYESRADADKAYSEGWKKHWGQGKSGTGSSSSAGNSRTAGYGKRTAASTSISMDQIDYDSISVDVGTRGNPGPVEYKGVDTRTGQTIFSCGPIAKGTNNMGEFLAIVHALAYLKRQGSSKTVYSDSENALKWVRQKKAASTLVRDASTAEIWELVDRAEQWLRTNTYSNKLLKWETRSWGEIKADYGRK